Genomic DNA from Mycobacterium stomatepiae:
CCGTCCGGCGCGGTGCGGCGCGGTTCGTCGATCCAGGTGCCGGACGGCCAGCCGGTGCAGGACCGCAACAACGCGGTGTGCAGCGTGCCTTCGCTGTCGACGGCGAAGCTCGGCACGCCGCGATTGAGCAACGCCACGGTACGGGATTCGAAATGTTGGGCACCCCGCGCGGCCCGCTGTTTGACGGCGATCTCGGCATCGTCGAGATCGGCTGCCACCGAATCGATTTCGGCATTGAGGCGCTTCTCGTCGGCGCCATCGATCACCAGGACCGGCAGCGCGCGCACCGCACGCAGGTCGACTCCCGGCACCCAGGCCGCGGTGAGCGACGTCTTCGCGGGCACCCACACCCGGGCCCGACCGCGCTTCGCCAGCTGGCGTTCGAGTTCTTTCGCGTACTCCGGATCGGCCTCGGCCAGCACCGCTTTGGTGAAGGCGTTGCGGTCCGGGCCGCCCAGCGCGATCCGGACGTCGGGCAGATTGGAGTCGACATCGAGGTTGCCGTAGCGCGGTTTGTCGGCACCGGTGCAGGTGGCCGTGACGCCGGCCCGGACCAGCGCGACCATCAGCTCGCGGGCCAGTGGCCCGGACGCCGACTCCGACGGCGACACCACCTCGGCCACCGAGACGGCGCGGATGTCCTTTTTCCCCAATCGAATCCGGGCAGCCGACGACAGCCCGAACCAGCTGTAAGCCGGGTTGTCCAGCGTCCACGGCAGGTGCTCGGTGTCCACGGATTGAGACCCGCCAGAAGTTGTGTGCAGCAGCGCGAACCCGCGGCCCACGACGGCGTCGCCCACTTCGCTGACCGGCATGGCGCCCGGCACCGGACACGGCCAGCGCAGCCGCAACAGGCGGTCCTCGCCGCTGAAGTCGTCGATGGTGGTACGGCAGTCCACCCGATCGACGCCGTTCCACAGCGTCAATGTCTGGGTGTAGCGCAGCAATTCACCGATGCGGCCCCGCACGACCAGCCGCTGACCGAGCGGCCCCCGGTAGGCCCGCACCTGCGCCGGTGATTCCGACGAGCCCACCACCGGCCCCTTGGGCAGCAGGTGCCACGGGCCCTCCCCCTGCGTCGGGTGGGCCGGATAGTCGTCGTACACGGCGAGTTCGTTGCCTAGTCTTCCAGCCGCGATCAGCTCGCGGCCGTCCCGAATCAGCGACGCGACTCCCCCACCCCGGTCCGGGTCGGCCGCCAGCCGGTAGTGCTCATTTTCGATCTGGTGCCCGGGAAACGACTCCCAGCCGGTCGCGTCGTCCGCGGGAACCAATCGATAGGCCCGCCAGCCCAGCGATCCGACGTCGCGGGCCAGCCAGCTGACCGAGTGCCCGTCGTGCTCGACCAGCGCGGGCAGCTCGGCACCGTCGGAGTCGAGCACCCGCGCCCCCGCGGACAGTGGCCGATCGATGCGGGCGGTGACGATGTCGGTGCGCTGGTGGGTCAGCGCGTTCCACACCACGACCGTGTCCGCGGGACCAGCGACCGCACCGGACAGCACGGCCAGGGAGTTGTCGCGGGCGGCGCCACCCAGCTCCCATGCGTCGCGCCAGCCGGTCAGCAGATCGAGGTAGACCCGGTCGGACTCCGAGCCGGTGATCGCGTCGTGGTGCGCGCCGTAGGCCAGCTGGACCCACGCCTTGGCCAACGCGGCATGCGGATACTCGGCGCCGGCCATCAGCGCGGCGAATACCGCGTAGCGCTCGGCGTCCAGCACCGCGTTTTCGGCGGCGCGGTTGGCTTGTTTGGTGTCGATGTAGGAGACGTCCTTGCCGGTGTAGATCGGGTTCATGTCGCGCGTCTGCGGCGACGGCGTCCCGCCCTTTTCGGGACCCCGCTCGTCCAGCTCGGCGCGCACGGCGGCGAAGAACTCCCGCGGCAGCGCGCACACGAAGCGCGGCCACGTGTAGCGGTTGGCCCAGTCGCGATGAATCTCGGTGACCCATTTGTTGGGTGGGGTGTAGTCGGTGCCGACTGGCAGCAGCACGTTGCGGGTCAAGGCGACCTTTTTGAGCTGGTCGAACACCGCATAGGTGGCAGCCTGCGCCTCGCCCAGCGACGCCGACGAGTCCATTCCCCAACCCGCCCCGTAGTGCGCCGGCATGTAGTGAGTGAGCAATCCGCGCCCGGATGGCGAAATCCACTCGAACTCGCTGCAGAACTGCATGCCTTCGACGCCGCCGGAATGGGTCGGTCCCCATTGGTGGTGTGGTCCGCGCGCCCACGAGCTCGACGTCAGCCCGGCATCGGCGGCCATCCCGGGGAACTGCGGGTCGTGGCCGAACACGTCGAGCTGCCACGCGGTGGCCGGATCGGCGCCCAGCACGTCGCGCTGAAAACCAATGCCGTGCACCAGGTTCCGGATCGTCGTCTCCGGGCTGGTGAGATTGGTGTTGGGTTCGTTGTAGGTGCCGCCCATGATTTCGACTCGTCCTTCGGCGATGAAGCGGCGCAGGTCGGCGCGGTCCTCGGGGTGGGTGTCCCAGTATGGCTTGAGGTAATCGACCTCGGCCAGCACGAATTTGTACTCGGGTTCGCGGCGGGCCATTTCCAGGTGCGCGTGTACCAACTCGAAACCGTTGGTCTGCCGTCCTCGCCCCGGCGGGTCTTCGCGCCACTCGCTGGTGTAGGCGCCCTGCGTGTTCCACCAGACCGGGTCGTAGTGGAAATGGCTGACCATGAACATCGTCCAGCCGGGCTCGGCCACGGTGAACTCGAAGTCGACGCTGGCGCCGCCGGCGTGCACCCGCGCGGCGCGGCGCTCGCCGACGACCGGCTTGCGTACGGACACCGGAATCTCGACGGCCTCGTCACCGACCCACGCGCGGGCTTCCCCGGTCAGACCCTCGCCGTCGACGAGTACCGGCGTCGGCTCGGTGATCCCTGCGACGGCGACGCGGGCCAGTTGTATCGGCGTGTCGGGCGGACCAACGAACAGTTCGGTCGACCGCGCCGAAATCAGCTGCATGCGCGCACCTTAACGCGGGGCGGCCCCGTGTCGAAGGTTGGTCTTCGACGTTGGGCACGTACAGGCACGTTTTGACGGAATACGGAATTCGTCGCGATTAACAGCTTTGACATATTGAATCCTTAGTTTGAACAACTCTCAGCACGGAAATACGGGCCCCCGTGTGGTCCTCACGATGGTTCAAACAATGGATCTGGGCTAGGGTGACCGCATGACCGCGACCCCCCGAAAGAACTCGGCGAACTTGGGTGGCAGTTGGATCGACGGTGCAGCGGCCGTCACTTCCGGAGCGCAGCAGCGAATCGTCAATCCGGCCGATGGCACGACCGTCGCTGAAATCGCGCTGGCCACCCCTGCCGATGTCGATGTCGCTGTCACGTCCGCGCGGACCACACTTTGTACCTGGGCAGGTGCCACGCCAGCCGATCGGTCGGTGGTGCTAAACAATTTGGCCGAATTGATGTCGGCCAACGCCGAGTTGTTCATCACCGAGGAAGTCGCCCAATGCGGTAAACCAATCCGACTGGCCACCGAGTTCGACGTACCGGGCAGTATCGACAACATCATGTTCTTCGCTGGTGCCGCAAGGCATCTCGAAGGTAAGGCGACCGCCGAGTACAGCAGCGACCATACCTCGAGCATCCGTCGGGAGGCGGTCGGCGTAGTCGCCACCATCACGCCGTGGAACTACCCGCTACAGATGGCGGTATGGAAGGCGATTCCGGCTCTCGCCGCCGGTTGCACAGTTGTCATCAAACCCGCCGAAATCACGCCGCTGACCACGCTGACGCTAGCCCGCATCGCCAAGGAAGCCGGCGTACCCGACGGTGTGCTTAACGTAGTCACCGGATCCGGGACTGATGTCGGGACCGCGCTGGCCGGACACCCCGACGTCGACGTCGTGACGTTCACCGGGTCGACGGTCGTGGGCCGCAAGGTGATGGCGGCTGCCGCCGCCCATGGGCACCGCACGCAGCTGGAGCTCGGCGGTAAGGCGCCATTCGTTGTGTTCGACGACGCCGACCTCGACGCCGCAATCCAGGGCGCAGTCGCCGGCGCACTAATCAACAGTGGGCAGGACTGCACCGCGGCTACTCGTGCAATCGTCGCCCGAGACCTCTACAACGATTTCGTCGCCGGTGTTGCGGAGGTGATGGGCAAGGTCGTGGTCGGCGATCCGTTGGATCCGGACACCGACCTCGGGCCGCTGATCTCCTTTGCGCATCGCAATAGGGTTGCCGACATGGTGAGACGAGCACCCAATGAAGGTGGTCGCGTCGTAACCGGCGGTGTAATCCCGGACCTGCCGGGTTCCTACTACCGTCCCACGCTGATAGCCGACGTCGCGGAAAGTTCTGAGATCTACCGTGATGAAATCTTCGGTCCGGTTCTCACCGTTCGGCCGTTCACCGATGACGATGACGCGCTACGGCAAGCCAATGACACCGGATACGGCCTGGCCGCCTCGGCGTGGACCCGTAATGTCTATCGCGCCCAACGAGCCTCCCGCGCGATCAACGCCGGATGCGTGTGGATCAACGACCACATTCCGATCGTCAGCGAGATGCCCCATGGCGGCGTTGGCGCATCCGGTTTCGGAAAAGACATGAGCGACTACAGCTTCGAGGAATACCTCACCATCAAGCATGTCATGAGTGATATCACCGCTGCGGCCGAAAAGGACTGGCACCGAACAGTTTTCCGTAAGCGCTGAGCATTAGGAGGTTCCTGTGGACTTAACGTCGCAGTCTTCTTATGCTACCTGCCGCGCGCGAAGCTCCATCACGGAGTTAGTTCTCAGAAGACCGATTGTTTTGTGACCCCAGCCCGGACTGCACTGTGTTATGCAGATTTTCGAGGATTAACTAGCGAGCCGAGAATCCGAATATCAGTGAAAAGACTGATCAGGCGATACTCCTCGACAACCACACAAACCACGCAGCGAACGTCCCCATTGAGTCCTGATGTCAAATGCCTGGGGCTGGCGACTGGCAGCAGGTGTCTGAATCATCCAGTGGCGAACTTCTTCCCAGCCGAACACTGGAGCCGCAATCTCTCTTGTCAGGAAGAGGCCGCGAAGAAGGTACGCCGGGACGACCCCGTGGTATTGGCGTGCTTGCAGCATGTCATGAACGCGCCTGAAGCACATGGCATTTGGAGCGGACTCACCGCTCACGAGCGCACACTTCTAGGATCCAGCCACCGCCGCGGACAGGTGGACTAACCACCAACCGAAAACACAGTACTCCCGCGGTGCCGTTCCGTTGACCTCGCAGCATGTGTTTCGAGGCTAGCCGTTCTCGGGGAACCCGAGGTTGATGCCCCCTTGGCTTGGATCCTGCCAACGGCTAGTGATGGCTTTTTGGCGGGTGAAGAATTGCACGCCGTCCATGCCATGGTCGTGGCTGTCTCCGAAGAGAGAGGCTTTCCAGCCGCCGAAGCTGTAATAAGCCATCGGAACTGGGATCGGCACGTTGATACCGACCATGCCGACCTGGACCTCGTTCTGGAAGCGCCGTGCCGCGCCACCGTCGTTGGTGAAGATGGCTGTTCCGTTTCCATAAGGGTTGTTGTTGATTAACGCCATGGCCTCGTCGTAGGTCTGCACGCGTACGACGGACAGCACGGGGCCGAAGATCTCGTCGGTGTAGACGCTCATCTCCAGGGTGACGTTGTCCAGCAAGGTCGGGCCGAGCCAGAACCCGTCCACGCCACCATCAGCGGACACTTTGCGGCCGTCCAGGACAACCTTGGCTCCGGCGGCTTCACCGCTGTCGATATAAGAGGCGACCTTGTCGCGGTGAGCCCGGGTCACCAGCGGCCCCATGTCGGAATCCATGGTGCCGTCGCCAGTCTTGATGGCCACGGCACGCTCGGCAATCTTGGCGACGAGATCATCGGCAATCGGACCAACAGCCACCGCCACGGAGATCGCCATGCAACGTTCGCCGGCCGAACCGAACCCGGCGTTGACCATCGCATCAGCTGCGAGATCAAGGTCAGCATCGGGGAGGATCACGGCATGGTTTTTGGCGCCGCCAAGGGCCTGCACACGCTTGCCGTGAGCGGCACCGGTGGCATACACATACTGAGCAATCGGGGTGGACCCGACGAAGCTGACGGATTGGATCTTGGGGTTGGTCAGCAGTTCGTCAACGACAATCTTGTCGCCGTGTAGAACGTTGAAAACACCGGGAGGTAGGCCGGCTTCGGCCCACAACGCCGCCAGCCATAGCGAGGCTGAGGGATCCTTTTCGGATGGTTTTAGGACCACCGTATTTCCGGTCGCGATCGCAACGGGAAAGAACCACATCGGCACCATGGCTGGAAAGTTGAAGGGTGAGATTATGGCGACTGCGCCGAGAGGCTGGCGGACGGAGTAGACGTCGACGTTTGTCGATGCATTCTCGGTGTATCCCCCCTTGAGTAGATGCGCAATCCCGCAAGCGAATTCGACAACCTCCTGGCCACGCGAGACCTCTCCGAGGGCATCGGAAAGCACCTTCCCGTGCTCTCTGGTGATGATGCCGGCGAGCTCGCCCTTGCGGTCGTTGAGCAGCTCGCGGAACCTGAACAGAACCTGACAGCGTTTGGCCAGGGAGGTATCGCGCCAAGCCGGGAATGCCGCCGCGGCCGCATCAATCACCTGCTCCGCATCTTCAACGGTGGCCAAGGCGACCAATCCGGTCACCTCGCCGGTGGCCGGATTGGTCACCGGCGAGGTGACACGACTGCCACCCGCAAAGGCGGTGTTGTTCAGCCAATGTGTGATGGTTGCGTGCATTGTCGGGTTCCTTTCCCCATGATTGCGGCGGAATCTCTTGAACCGTGCTAACCGACGTAAATTATTTGTGTAGCGGGATACGCGTCACAGCCCTGCTGCGGTAGCCATTCAGGTCCGGCGACTACGAATTACCACAGCGGGTGTTCATCACAGGATGAACGCCTCGGCACGTTTGAGCACATCCCGCACGATGCTCTCCATTTCATCGAAATGAGTTGGTCCGCAGATCATTGGCGGAGCGAATTGCACCACGGTGTCTCCCCGGTTGTCTGGGCGGCAATAGATGCCGGCTTCTAATAGTTGAGTACCAAGAAATCCTCGCACCAATCGTTCGGACTCTTCTGCTGTGAACGGCTGGTTAGTGGCTTTATCCTTAACAAGTTCCAAGGCGAAGAAATATCCGTCGCCGCGTACGCCCCCGACGATATCCAGGTCGAGGAGCCGCTCTAGTGTGGCGCGAAGCGCCACCTCGTTTCTCAACACGTTGGCGTTGAGGCTTTCGCGCTCCATGATGTCCAAGTTGGCCAACGCGACCGCGGTTGACACTGGGTGGCCGCCGAATGTGTAGCCGTGCGAGAACGCGTTGGTCCCCGTAAGGAACGGCTCCATGAGGCGATCAGACGCAATCATCGCGCCGAGCGGACTGTAGCCCGAGGTAATGCCTTTGGCACAGGTAATGATGTCGGGTTGGTAGCCATATCGTTGTGCGCCGAACATGTATCCCAACCGGCCGAATGCACAGATAACCTCGTCGGAAACGAGTAACACGTCGTACTCATCACAGATTTCACGTACCCGTTGGAAATAGCCCGGCGGCGGCGCGAAACATCCGCCGGAGTTTTGAACCGGCTCCAGGAATACCGCCGCGACGGTCTCTGGGCCTTCAAACTCGATTGTCTCAGCGATTCGGTCTGCTGCCCACCGCCCGAAAACTTCTGGATCATCCTTATGAATTTCAGCACAGAAAATGTTGGTATTGGGCACTTTGACCGTGGTTGGCACCAACGGCTCGAACGGCACCCTCATCGATGGGACGCCGGTAATGGACAAAGCACCATGCGTCGTTCCGTGATATGAAATGGAACGACTAATCACTTTATGTTTAGTGGGCTTGCCCGTTAGCTTGAAATATTGCTTAGCTAACTTCCATCCCGCCTCCACCGCCTCGCCGCCACCAGTTGTGAAGAAGACACGATTGAGGTCGCCGGGAGCGTGCTCGGCGACACGTTCGGCCAGCTCAATCGCGGTTGGATGGGCATAGCCCCACAAGGGAAAGTAGGCCAGGGCTTTGGTCTGCCGCGCAGCGACTTCGGCCAGCTCTTCCCGCCCGTGCCCCACCTGCACGACGAACAAGCCGGACAGCGCGTCGAGAAACCTACGCCCGTCGATGTCGAAGATGTAGGGACCCTCACCCCTGGCGATAATCGGCACATCTTGGTGAGCCAGCGGAGCGTGTCGGGTGAAATGCATCCACAGATGCTCTTTCGCGCTGTGCTGCAACCGTTCGCGTTCAGCGTTGCTCCTCGTCGTGCTCATCTGCGCACTCCTTGCTCCCCATCGTCGGATCGGCGACTTATCGAACCTAGTTGTCTTCGTTCACAATTCGGGTTGGAACCGAGCCGATCCCTGCTCGATCACTCCTGGCCATATCGCCGATTGTGTTCCGCACGTGCCCATTCTTCGGTTGCTTCCCGCGGCGCACCAGAAATTCTGTCGGCTATTCGTGCCAGATCCAGACGTTGCTTCTGTGCGTCTAACCCAGCTCTGTGGCTGGATCGGTCCACGGGAGACCTAGGTCAGCTCCTAGTTGTTCTGACAGTAATTTTCCCTCGTGGGTCGACAAACCCTTTGCCAGCGCGGGATCGGACGTGCAGGCCGCCCGCCAGCCCAGGCCGGCCAGTTTCAGTACGTAAGGCATGGTCGCATTCGTCAGGGCGTAGGTCGACGTCCTCGGTACGGCACCCGGCATATTGGCCACACAGTAAAACACGCTGTCGTGCACCGTGAATGTCGGATCATCATGTGTGGTCGGCTGGGAGTCCTCGAAGCATCCGCCTTGGTCAATGGCGATATCCACTAGCACTGAGCCCGGCTTCATGCGCGCGACAAGAGAGTTCGGGATCAGCTTGGGGGCCTTGGCCCCGGGCACCAATACCGCTCCGATGACCAGATCGGCGTCTTTGACCGCAGACTCCAGTTCATACGCAGACGAAACGCGTGTTTGAATGCGGCCGCCGAACTCTGCGTCTAGCTCGCGCAACCGGTTGATGTTGATGTCGAAGATCGTCACGTCAGCACCCATCCCACTGGCAACACGGGCGGCGTTGTAACCGGCTGTCCCGCCACCGACGGCCACAACATCTGCAGGCGCTACGCCCGGAACACCACCCATCAGCACACCGCGCCCGCCTTGCGTGCGCATCAGATGGTAGGCGCCGGCCTGCGCCGACAGCCGGCCGGCGACTTCGCTCATCGGGGCAAGCAGCGGCAGCGCGCCGTCGTCGGTCTGCACCGTTTCATAGGCAATGGACGTCGTGCCGGCCGCAAGTAGCGCATCGGTGCACGGTCGCGACGCTGCCAGGTGCAGGTAGGTGAACAACGTCTGGTTGCGGCGCATGCGGGTGTATTCGGCCTCAATAGGCTCTTTGACCTTGAGCAAGAGGTCA
This window encodes:
- a CDS encoding gamma-aminobutyraldehyde dehydrogenase; this encodes MTATPRKNSANLGGSWIDGAAAVTSGAQQRIVNPADGTTVAEIALATPADVDVAVTSARTTLCTWAGATPADRSVVLNNLAELMSANAELFITEEVAQCGKPIRLATEFDVPGSIDNIMFFAGAARHLEGKATAEYSSDHTSSIRREAVGVVATITPWNYPLQMAVWKAIPALAAGCTVVIKPAEITPLTTLTLARIAKEAGVPDGVLNVVTGSGTDVGTALAGHPDVDVVTFTGSTVVGRKVMAAAAAHGHRTQLELGGKAPFVVFDDADLDAAIQGAVAGALINSGQDCTAATRAIVARDLYNDFVAGVAEVMGKVVVGDPLDPDTDLGPLISFAHRNRVADMVRRAPNEGGRVVTGGVIPDLPGSYYRPTLIADVAESSEIYRDEIFGPVLTVRPFTDDDDALRQANDTGYGLAASAWTRNVYRAQRASRAINAGCVWINDHIPIVSEMPHGGVGASGFGKDMSDYSFEEYLTIKHVMSDITAAAEKDWHRTVFRKR
- a CDS encoding WhiB family transcriptional regulator, with amino-acid sequence MKRLIRRYSSTTTQTTQRTSPLSPDVKCLGLATGSRCLNHPVANFFPAEHWSRNLSCQEEAAKKVRRDDPVVLACLQHVMNAPEAHGIWSGLTAHERTLLGSSHRRGQVD
- a CDS encoding CoA-acylating methylmalonate-semialdehyde dehydrogenase produces the protein MHATITHWLNNTAFAGGSRVTSPVTNPATGEVTGLVALATVEDAEQVIDAAAAAFPAWRDTSLAKRCQVLFRFRELLNDRKGELAGIITREHGKVLSDALGEVSRGQEVVEFACGIAHLLKGGYTENASTNVDVYSVRQPLGAVAIISPFNFPAMVPMWFFPVAIATGNTVVLKPSEKDPSASLWLAALWAEAGLPPGVFNVLHGDKIVVDELLTNPKIQSVSFVGSTPIAQYVYATGAAHGKRVQALGGAKNHAVILPDADLDLAADAMVNAGFGSAGERCMAISVAVAVGPIADDLVAKIAERAVAIKTGDGTMDSDMGPLVTRAHRDKVASYIDSGEAAGAKVVLDGRKVSADGGVDGFWLGPTLLDNVTLEMSVYTDEIFGPVLSVVRVQTYDEAMALINNNPYGNGTAIFTNDGGAARRFQNEVQVGMVGINVPIPVPMAYYSFGGWKASLFGDSHDHGMDGVQFFTRQKAITSRWQDPSQGGINLGFPENG
- a CDS encoding aspartate aminotransferase family protein, producing the protein MSTTRSNAERERLQHSAKEHLWMHFTRHAPLAHQDVPIIARGEGPYIFDIDGRRFLDALSGLFVVQVGHGREELAEVAARQTKALAYFPLWGYAHPTAIELAERVAEHAPGDLNRVFFTTGGGEAVEAGWKLAKQYFKLTGKPTKHKVISRSISYHGTTHGALSITGVPSMRVPFEPLVPTTVKVPNTNIFCAEIHKDDPEVFGRWAADRIAETIEFEGPETVAAVFLEPVQNSGGCFAPPPGYFQRVREICDEYDVLLVSDEVICAFGRLGYMFGAQRYGYQPDIITCAKGITSGYSPLGAMIASDRLMEPFLTGTNAFSHGYTFGGHPVSTAVALANLDIMERESLNANVLRNEVALRATLERLLDLDIVGGVRGDGYFFALELVKDKATNQPFTAEESERLVRGFLGTQLLEAGIYCRPDNRGDTVVQFAPPMICGPTHFDEMESIVRDVLKRAEAFIL
- the ald gene encoding alanine dehydrogenase; this encodes MRVGVPAEIKNNEFRVAITPAGVAELTRREHAVVIQAGAGEGSAISDADFKAAGAEIADTADQVWAEADLLLKVKEPIEAEYTRMRRNQTLFTYLHLAASRPCTDALLAAGTTSIAYETVQTDDGALPLLAPMSEVAGRLSAQAGAYHLMRTQGGRGVLMGGVPGVAPADVVAVGGGTAGYNAARVASGMGADVTIFDININRLRELDAEFGGRIQTRVSSAYELESAVKDADLVIGAVLVPGAKAPKLIPNSLVARMKPGSVLVDIAIDQGGCFEDSQPTTHDDPTFTVHDSVFYCVANMPGAVPRTSTYALTNATMPYVLKLAGLGWRAACTSDPALAKGLSTHEGKLLSEQLGADLGLPWTDPATELG